In a single window of the Oenanthe melanoleuca isolate GR-GAL-2019-014 chromosome 28, OMel1.0, whole genome shotgun sequence genome:
- the LOC130264635 gene encoding nucleolar pre-ribosomal-associated protein 1-like has protein sequence MDEEPLMTEVSSNDKTLEDALTLIFRHPALESWFLALEMCSIPQPGLNPVTVKLLSAHLNSGVLQLLKTGAPVLQSITRDHRHVLSKYFKAITKSVLEELQTGGKDQSQVYPRKSHQLQALEELHMYMTAAQLKEITLTMLQLPEMGLASQKSEKSLKIGKQLSFYGQILVQLFTGSYQRHPQQGELLLSAEALGKLITSCCCPALNKHTVSNFKLLESLLSVTVEYRC, from the exons ATGGATGAGGAGCCTCTGATGACAGAAGTGTCTTCAAATGACAAG ACCCTGGAGGATGCACTCACCTTGATTTTCAGACATCCTGCACTGGAGAGCTGGTTCCTGGCGTTGGAGATGTGCTCTATTCCTCAGCCTGGTCTGAACCCTGTCACTGTGAAGCTCCTGTCAGCTCACCTCAATTCTggggtgctccagctgctgaaaacaggtgcccctgtcctgcagagcaTCACAAGGGATCACAGACACGTCTTGTCCAAGTATTTCAAAGCCATCACCAAAAGtgtcctggaagagctgcagactgGGGGGAAGGACCAAAGCCAGGTCTATCCCAGGAAGTctcaccagctgcaggctctggaggagctgcacatGTACAtgactgcagctcagctgaaggagaTCACTTTAACCATGCTGCAACTTCCTGAGATGGGCTTGGCttctcagaaatctgaaaaatcccttaaaataGGGAAGCAGTTAAGCTTCTATGGACAAATTTTGGTACAGCTCTTTACAGGCAGCTACCAAAGACATCCCCAGCAAGGAGAACTTCTGCTGTCTGCAGAGGCTTTGGGGAAATTGATTACCTcatgctgctgcccagcgctgaataaacATACCGtttctaactttaaattgttagagagtcttttgtccgtCACAGTTGAGTATCGGTGTTAG